The genome window AGCGCCCTTTGGCGCAACCGTTACCCAACCGTCCAGGCACAAGCCCCGCTCCTGCCACAACTACCGCTCGGGGCGACTGGTTCACTCATCGGACTGCAGCTTGGGGTACCGTTTCCACGCTTCTGGCTTATCTCAGTCGATGACACCAAGCTCATTCAGATTCAACCCGATCGGCTGCTCGTTAACTGGAGGCTGCGAGATGAGTCGACCTACCCCCGCTACGGGGAACTTCGGAGCGAGCTCTTGGAACTGCTTCGTGAAGCTTGCGACCTGCTAGATGAGGCGAGGATCGTCTCGGTTGACGCGTCATACTTCAACCTCATCAGAGGGGTCCGTCCAGGCTCGGGCCTGGCTGACGTTCTCGTTTCGGCAGCGGAGCTTCCATCTGACTCGAACGGCACGCTCGTGAACGTTCAAATACTGGAAGTACCCCCAGATGGCGCGCCCAGATCTGAGTTCAAGCTGGAGGCCGGTCAGATGAAGGGGTCGCCATCGGACATCGCACTGAACGTATTTGCGCGAAGCGAGCTGCGAGGCAGCGCGGCCTCTTCCGATGTCGTTCGCTCCGGTCTGGATCATGTCCACGAAATGTGCTTGGACGGATTCCTGCGTCATACTGAAGAGTCGATCCAGCAATCGTGGGAGCGTGTGTCATGAGCCTCGCATCGCCCCTCCAGGGAGTTGCGTCGCCAGGCACGTCCTACGTCGCTCAGGTTCTTGCCACTC of Candidatus Nanopelagicales bacterium contains these proteins:
- a CDS encoding TIGR04255 family protein, with protein sequence MQRGPDVTFSRPPLIEKSLGVEFGDPLSAQTILYMSALWRNRYPTVQAQAPLLPQLPLGATGSLIGLQLGVPFPRFWLISVDDTKLIQIQPDRLLVNWRLRDESTYPRYGELRSELLELLREACDLLDEARIVSVDASYFNLIRGVRPGSGLADVLVSAAELPSDSNGTLVNVQILEVPPDGAPRSEFKLEAGQMKGSPSDIALNVFARSELRGSAASSDVVRSGLDHVHEMCLDGFLRHTEESIQQSWERVS